The DNA window CCGCTCGACCTTGTGCGTGGCCGGGTCCGGGACCAGCCCCAGGGCCTGCCAGGCGCTGCTGGCCAGCAGGGAGACGCACCACCGCACCAGCTCCGGGGGCCGGAGCGGGACGCGCTCGGTCTCGGAAGAGGGTGCCTCTTCCCGCGGGATATCTCTCTGGCGCTGCTCGGGCGGTGTTTCCGTCATCGCCCTCCCTCCAGGCAGCAGTGTAGCGGTGACCGTACAGTGAATGCGACCGCGATCCTAGGGGAGGAGCTCCCGGACAGGGATGGGACGTTGGGGGAACGCCAGCGGGGCGATCTCTTCACTCCCACCCAGGCGGATGTGGGAGCGATACCCCGGCCGTCCGTCCCGGTCGCGGCCCGGATCGCGGTATACGTCGACCGCGGCGGCAGCCAGATCAAGGACCCAGTAGTCACGGATACCTGCGCCCGCGTAGAGTGGTCCTTTACGGTCCCGGTCGAACTCGGCCGTGGTCTCCGCCACCTCCACAACCAGGACCGCCGTGGTCGGTTGAGCGTCGCGATAGTCCCTTGGCGTCCCCGAGACTACGGCCAGGTCCGGTTCCGGCTCAGATTCGCCGGAAACGGCCAGAGGCAGCTGGACGCGCACGTGGTAGCCGGAGCCGCAGACCGCTCTCAACGCATCGGCGACCAGGCTCACGGCCGCGGCATGCGCGGGTCCCTGGGGTCCCATCTGCACGATCTCCCCGTCGATCAGCTGGACCCCGTCATCCTCCCCCAGCACGCCGTGCCGGCCCAGCCGTTCGTACTCCGCTCGCGTCCACCGCTTGAGCTGTACGTTCACCGCGGGACACCTCGTGTGACCCTATTGTATCGCCCGCCCGTGTTCAGGGCGACTGGGGGGCCGGCTTCCGGGAGAACCACTGCACGCCGGCCACCCCGGCCACCGCCGCCAAAGCCAGCAGGTCGAGGGTCGCCGCAGGGTAGATCAGCAGGAGGCCCGCGGCGACGAGGACGGCGCGCTCCAGCAGGGTGGCCCGGCGCAGGAGCCAGCCGTTGACGCCGGCGGCCATCGCGCCCAGCCCGGCGGAGGCGGTGATGGTGACCTTGATCACGTCGGCGACGGGGGCCCGGAGCAGCAGTCCCATCCCGTCGGGGTGCACCGTGAACATGAAGGGCACGACGAAGGCGGGCAGGGTGTACTTCCAGGCCAGCAGCATGGTCTTGAAGGGGTTCCCGCCGGTGAGCGCGGAGGCGGCCATCGGCGACAGGCCCACCGGCGGCGAGACCTCCGAGAGCACCGCGTAGTAGAAGATGAACATGTGCGCCGCCAGTTCGTGCACGCCGAGCTTGGTCAGGGCGGGCGCCACGGTCACCGCGGCAATGATGTACGTCGCGGTGATGGGCAGGGCCAGGCCCAGCACCCACAGGGCGAGCGCGGCGTAGATCAGGGTGAGGATGAGGCTGCCCCCGGCCAGGCTGATGATGATATCCGACAACTTGAGCCCCAGCCCCGTGAGGTTGGTCACGCCCACGATGATCCCTGCGGCGGCGGTGGTCACGCCGATGTTCAGCACCTGCCGGCTGCCGTTGGCCAGCGCCGCGACGAGCTTGCCCGGACCCAGCGCCGTGTCGCGCCGCAGGTAGCTGGCCAGCCAGGCCACGATCGTCGCCCAGAAGACGGCCTTGATCGCCGTGAAGCCGTAGACCATGAAGGCGGGGATGACGACCAGCGAGCTGAGCAGGTACCAGTACCGCAGGGCCAGCCGCACCGGGTTTTCCGTGGCGATCTCGACGTGGCGCAGGGCGAAGCGCCGCGCGTCCAGTTCGATCATCAGGAAGATCGCCAGGTAGTACAGCGCGGTGGGGATGATGGCCATGATCAGGACGTCCAGGTAGGAGATCTTCAGGATTTCGGCGATGATGAAGGCCGCCGCGCCGAGGATGGGGGGCGAGATGACCGCGCCGATCCCCCCGGCCGAGAGCAGCCCGCCGGCCGACTCCCGGTCGTAGCCGGCCTTCTTCAGCAGCGGGTAGGCGATGGCCCCCACAGTCACGGTGGTGGCCACCCCGCTGCCCGACGGTCCGCCCAGCAGGAACGAGGCGACGGTGACGGCCTGCCCCGCGCCTGTGCGGCGCCGTCCGGTGAGGGCGAAGGCCAGGTCGACGAAGAACTTGCCGGCTCCCGACTGGTCCAGGAACGACCCGTAGATGGTAAAGAGGATGATGAAGGTCGAGCTCACCGCCAGCGGGATGCCGAAGATCCCCTCCAGGGTCATGTACAGCTGCCCGACCAGGCGGGAGAGGTCGTAGCCGCGGTGCGTCCAGGGCGCCGGCAGGAACGGCCCGGCGAAGGCGTAGACAAGGAAGGCGACGACGACGACGAGCAACGCCTTGCCCACCGTGCGGCGCGTCGCCTCCAGGATGAGCAGGATCGTGGTTACGCCGAAGATCAGGTCCCAGCGGTTGGGCACCACAGAACGATAGACGAAGGCGTCGAAATCGACGAACACGTAGCCCAGCGAGACGACGGCGGCCGCCGCCAGGAGGAGGTCGAGGACCTGGATGCGCCGGTAGGCGCCGCGCCACCCCGGATAGAGCAGGAAGGCCAGGGTCAGCACGAAGAGGAGGTGGATCGTCCGATGGATTTGGGTGATGATGTTCGCCGTCGTCGCCCAGAGGTGGTAGAGCGACATGACGACGAGCGCCGCGGTGATCAGGCGGCCGGCCAGCCCGCCCGGATGGCGCGTCTTCCCTTCGTACTGCTCGACGAGTTCCTCGACTTCGGTCTGAGAGGCGGGCAGGGGGGCCTCGGCAGGGCCGGCCATGGTCAGCGGCGCGCGAC is part of the Armatimonadota bacterium genome and encodes:
- a CDS encoding DUF1844 domain-containing protein, translating into MTETPPEQRQRDIPREEAPSSETERVPLRPPELVRWCVSLLASSAWQALGLVPDPATHKVERNLEDARLAIDAAAALVEHLRPRTDDRERRELDNLVATLRLNFVEQAAKGQGGGAGAP
- a CDS encoding Uma2 family endonuclease, which codes for MNVQLKRWTRAEYERLGRHGVLGEDDGVQLIDGEIVQMGPQGPAHAAAVSLVADALRAVCGSGYHVRVQLPLAVSGESEPEPDLAVVSGTPRDYRDAQPTTAVLVVEVAETTAEFDRDRKGPLYAGAGIRDYWVLDLAAAAVDVYRDPGRDRDGRPGYRSHIRLGGSEEIAPLAFPQRPIPVRELLP
- a CDS encoding TRAP transporter fused permease subunit translates to MAGPAEAPLPASQTEVEELVEQYEGKTRHPGGLAGRLITAALVVMSLYHLWATTANIITQIHRTIHLLFVLTLAFLLYPGWRGAYRRIQVLDLLLAAAAVVSLGYVFVDFDAFVYRSVVPNRWDLIFGVTTILLILEATRRTVGKALLVVVVAFLVYAFAGPFLPAPWTHRGYDLSRLVGQLYMTLEGIFGIPLAVSSTFIILFTIYGSFLDQSGAGKFFVDLAFALTGRRRTGAGQAVTVASFLLGGPSGSGVATTVTVGAIAYPLLKKAGYDRESAGGLLSAGGIGAVISPPILGAAAFIIAEILKISYLDVLIMAIIPTALYYLAIFLMIELDARRFALRHVEIATENPVRLALRYWYLLSSLVVIPAFMVYGFTAIKAVFWATIVAWLASYLRRDTALGPGKLVAALANGSRQVLNIGVTTAAAGIIVGVTNLTGLGLKLSDIIISLAGGSLILTLIYAALALWVLGLALPITATYIIAAVTVAPALTKLGVHELAAHMFIFYYAVLSEVSPPVGLSPMAASALTGGNPFKTMLLAWKYTLPAFVVPFMFTVHPDGMGLLLRAPVADVIKVTITASAGLGAMAAGVNGWLLRRATLLERAVLVAAGLLLIYPAATLDLLALAAVAGVAGVQWFSRKPAPQSP